Part of the Bombyx mori chromosome 19, ASM3026992v2 genome is shown below.
ttcctacgagcacttaaccttaagtgtttgtggaccatttcttagaaaatcataattcaaaattcgagaattttaaaacattcaccacTTTCGCTATTCGGTATCTCGGTTATGGGAAAAAGGTTGTAAGGCTACAACGAGCttaatttacgttgtatatcagaataacgtggtattttaattaacaactgataggttatagtttccggtgcatcgtacaatacctacattgaaaaataatgaaagtagtagagtagttgaaattatgacaaagtaattacagtacattaataaattatgcaaccagctgtaacaatgaacctaaaactaaaaaccttacaaaataataattacaataataattgccataagcggcaatctatttttatatagtgcttttaaaaaattgtatttttaataccttttttgaaaaatattgtgtaattaataataacttaatacgtgattcgctacactacaaacagctactagacttaacatgtccgcggaactaaacagcttcaaacagctactagacttaatatgtgcgcggaactaaacagctacaaactacaaacagctactagcatagagttactattctaactggagtgcttacttcgtttgacataaaaactaaaaatatactttatctctatggcttaaagtttatttttaaatagcaaaagatgtaaggaaaaacggtctgaaaagagaatgattattaagtggtggtgtccctctcgcacattttacaaacaaaaagcagtgttgctagcttagaggattttccataaaatctcggaatttggacccccgtcttagttatcaaaaatggcttttagtggttagtggattttttagtagcttgggcgttgttgaaaattattgaaaaggttaaaatcaatccactttacaggattttaaacattttatgacaataatatatctaaatacatattatttaaacgatgtgacttaaacttaactagaaaatattgcgtcaatttagaatttccatcaacgtcaaaaattaaattggttcaacataaacgtacaaagttatggtgaatttattttctgatgatgacaatttattaaaataaattatataagaagtattgattatatgatatatattgatttttaatagaacatcatatattaataaagctcattaacaaaaaaaatattgttctatattaataagaactctgtttaatggaaaattttatggtaggtacgtagatttctgatggttttcatgttgaatttggtgggaagccagattaattgttggcatcaccgaaaaagagctatgaatggattaaaagaaaaatggcgtctatttacgtttgtagtgcgaagttaaaatggcactgatacagcttgtggcttgtttttttttcgaaaatcgtaaaagtttccgtgtaatcatggtgaacacttttaatataagtggttttaagcgagaatcctctccagtttgtggaatatccttccatatgtcagattcattgataaatttttactagtgtgagcatatatttttaaaatgtgagatatattttctcattataatatttaataccatttgtcttgtaaattgtacttaatctatgtcatatactaaatttgaaaaaacaatcgtgaaaactataattttgcaatgtatttttcatattataagagccatcacgtggtatttcttgaactttttttattgtattgaatagcgtcgcacgcaagcatgtatatcatttgcctgacgttaagcgaacgaggaggatcttctagtaaatatgactttggaatttctggaaaatgtcctttaaaaaggtcaaacaagaagaatcaagtactcaaacgcaagaaataaaaaataccccgagaaaagcaaaattacgacaagatgttaaggtattgaaacaaaaacttaaaagtcgtgaaatagtgattgtaaatataaagtcgattttagatttattaaagaaaaatggcgatttttaattgaattgaaatttaaattgcgaaattttaatgatactcatggtccacttagatattgattaaaataaattatgtatttcgttgaaaaaaaagaatttacttaaaaataaatagaggaaatgttatattataagattacagaaaatttactgaacttaataataataatataaccaatattttgtaaatagagatcaagtactatgtgtattctgttatgtgtattgacttgtcatttaagagttatttaattgtttacatataacaaataaatgaatttcagttcatttcattttattacccattgtgttttatttcataaaatgtaactagtagacttaatatacacgtgtcatgataatagcacagaagtaaaaatacaagtaattttaaatcaattgaagatgtgaatgtaggaaaagagcacccgatacgcgcagaccatgtgtgttgcagtgtctcactcagtgtgtcaaatattaatttgcacggcccacttagccagtacactaaagtaggaattgcgtaattaagttcaacataatatttaagtcgcggttgagtattcggacgttaaacatgagtttgaggaagtttaagtaatagcactgaggtaatgatgtttgtaataaaactcagtgctagattttcgacaacgcagcaacttccaaaaaaaaacgtcgaaaaaaggcaccatgacgacgaagcaatgtttagaattgaatttacataaataaaacgttgcaagcacgtgttttgtatttacatagggttacacagaattacttaaggtaaattcaaaactgatgcatgtgtataattttatcctataaataaattttatatggtcaccacattagacaaggacaccgcgaccaaaaagtattctctttcgagaccgatttctcggcatcagacagcactccagttgtaggtacttattaactccatggctactagacttaacatgtTCGTGAAACTAAACAGTTCCGCGAACATGTTTACTGGAACTAGTTCCGACACTCAAAAGAACGATGTCATGTTCAATCCAGTTCCGAACATGATTAGCGCACGTCTAGCTTGGAGGGAACAGTGTTACTACTATACACTAGCTTTTTCTACCTAGAATTTGTATATTCTGCAATTTTTGCCTGAATCTACTAATTTCGAAAGTCTACATTAATTATGTAGTTGGTAATCTTATATCTCGAGCAATTCTTGTCtacaatctaataaataaaattcttatattataataatatgtaaattataatctgaatctcgtaaacggctccaacgattttcataaaatttagtatacaggggatttcgggggcgataaatcgatctagctacgatttattttcagaaaatgttgttttattcgtattttcaataatcaactttatcgataattttgattttttctttatataaccagttcttatttttttattattctgtcggtaagatcgaaaaatattattcatatttcatcattttatcaatatgtaattcgtatttaaatataatttctaaacaaaatttatcaaaaaaaaaaattcggtcATTATCTAGTTAAATATTATGGGATCCAATGACTATTATGCACTACTGAAACAGTACCTTGGTTTTATTAATCATGATTATCACGGAAGATGGATCAATTGCTCAGGAAATAAATACCAACAAAATTTAAAGAAGTTTATTCAAAGAATATAACTTACTGTTGTTAAAGTaaatgtttgtttaattttaaatgtgtcGTAGTTTCAGGCTTGTCCAACCTAAAGAGTAGGTACTCaaagtaaaaaagaaaaaaaagtatgcaACTATTTTTTACGACTTATTAAGTACATGCATATTACCTATTAAAAGGAAAGGAATCGAAGTTATATACGGTATGTAGTTCTTATATTATTGCATATACCTTTTAATGATTTGCGTTTATCGTCTATGAATTGTACCGTTATTAAGCACCccgataatttaaagaaaaacagtTGCCATACATAGTAATTATATGtctataattaaaaacagtACTACCTTTTTTAAAGAATATCCAATCTAGTTATTCTTATTAAAACTTATTCTCAATAATAGCAATCTAAGACAAAAGACATACAAGTGACATGGAAacacatcatagattatacacttaatatatttgagagaaaccatagacctatatagtttcctacttcagtgagaGAAACACATCACGAAATTACCCGATTTAGCATCATACCAACCATCACAAAAAATACATTCCGTTGCCCTAGAACCGATACGGGTCCGTTCCACTAAGCGCCCACAACGATCAAAATGCTCCTTTAGTCGTTCCACATAACGACCGCGGTTGTTGTGGTCGCGGCGAAAACGTCACTTATGACGTCATGACTTACGCTCAAGACGACCCATCTGAAAAGGcagcgtgtacttatgtacgcgcgtaagaagttatactttatttttattaaatttatttcttttttttaaatattaaataattaataataaatatttaacgttaataatttaataatatttagtatgaattatattaaataatatttttgtcatttatattactaaaaatgaatgctaataacacttttttttaagagtgtacatgcgcgaaagttcacctgcagctatattcagactcgccaagttacgtcggtcgtattgtaatgaacgATTTAGTGGATGTCTTGCCaaccaaagtatttctcgtacttcttgtggaattctccatctatactccgattcttattcaaatcatgtaccccacaatattttccaaataataggtcgtgaaccaaaaaactattaatttgtaagtaatatcgagataatttcgatattatagacatttcgctgtcggacttcctaactagtcgcggcggcgaacgtgagtacccgtggtctgcaaacggtgctgcgcgaatggtcgcctcatCCACCGCTTCGtcgttcgcaccgccgatcccggtggccaggccgtaacgcTCACAAGTGGAACGGGAAAAATTGCGGTCGTGAGCGTGATCGTTGTGAACGCTTAGTGGAACGCACCCACGATTATCCACAACGGCTTTTCACAGATTATTTTGCAATTATTGTGCAACTATGGCACGATTTTCAGTTTGGTGTCTGGtctggagagtacttaacggtacgCAGTGACCTGACATTCCAGACGTGCGTGAACGATGGCGACcatacacaatatttttttcagtatcACGGTCAATCACGGATGTCGACTGCTAGACGTATGCCTCCACGGAAATTCACCACTATAGCCGGTCTTCCCGGCACTGGCGCTGGTGTTGCATCCAGGGGATTCCCACAACTTTTAGCAAATCGTCGGCCCACGCTGCGATTTCCGGTATGCGGTCGCGACTCAAGAACTTTTGGCCTCAGCGGCCATTTGTTCCACAAGCAATGTGCTCTGCAAACTGCCACTTCAATCTTGCAATCCTTCAGGCTATGTCACCTTGGTTCTTCTGCGAATCTCCGCATTCCTGATTCAACTTTGCAATGAAAACTGCGAGCATAACGCTATTCATTGCTCTTTGAGCcttccgtgtgcttagtgcgagttttttaacgttctcgatagcgtaaaagttagctcatatttgtatggaatgggatcatttgcgtttgccgctagatgcgctgttccaactgcatacaaaattggcttaacttttacgctatcgagaacgttaagaaactcgcactaagtactgATAAGGCAGTGTCAGAAGgctatatatgtgtataattacaaagctaataaaaaaatccataaagCGAAGTTTTATACAATTGGGTTAGAGTGAAGATCGTTCAATGCGTAGGGCCTTAATTTCCATTCCTTCGTCCCGCCTTCCGTCCAGTTCCAAATACCTAGCGCGCCCCATCGGAGGTTCGACCCCCAGCCCAAAATGtaagttttaaaaaactttCCAAATTTTACTGCACAATGACCCCACCTTTTTAAACGTAAATGCAATGCTGCTTCACGGCCAAAAATAGGAAAGGTGGATTCCCACTCCCAAactcacaagacaccctaccacAATAGACACCTAGTACACTTTGCTACTTTTTAAGGTAGTACCGCCGATTTTATCAGTGGGAATTTTTGAAAAGCCCACACAAATACCCTGATTCTACTCGTTATTGGCGCGTCGGTAATTTTGATTCTGAAGGTATTAAGGTTTGATTCTGAAGGTATTAAGGTTTGATTCCACTAAGGTATCTATCTAGTCATGTTTCTGAACTCGATAATGGCTTAATCAGGCAACAGATACATTATGCTCAATATTCATATTCAAGTCTCCCTGGCAATCAGTTAACTTAGCACTACATTTACTCATGGAAAGGAATCTACACAGAGTATGAAATAGAGTAGGTACTGAGATacaactgtttaaaaaaaacaatcagtgTATATAGATATTAGAAACATTTATTCATCAATGGTCAAAGCTCCGCTGTTGATGTCATCAATAAGATCATGTGGCGGCCTGCCCTCCACAGTACATCCAACTGACTGTGCTGTGCCAAGAATCTCTTTTACTGAGCCAGAAAGGTACCGGGCCATTGATCTGTTTCTCATGATCTTCGCAATGCCGATTACATCTTCAAGGGAGATGTTGCCGTTGTGTTTGACTAAAACAAAAATCGTTTATATTACACTTCCAAAAGTTGTATTTAGTTTcataaattcatttgaattaatttttaaacacatttcttattattttcttCTACCTTACAAGATTTTATTTTGATGATACCTTAGATATAATTAGGCTTTAACACTAATTATCAtgtgttaaataaatttataagtaaTATGAGTAGTGTAAGACATAATTAAATGTTAACTTAACACAATACACAAGcctaaaattcatttaaaattaggtTTCCCttgcaaaacattttaattaatcatcTACCTAATTGAAGTTTTAACCACTTCTGATgcgtttttataaaatacacacttttttctaatttcaaattTCCAAGTTTACGAGTTTAGTTGTGTTGATATCACaatactggttttttttttgcttagataatGATTTAATAGTAATTTTGTATACTCACTATTTTTCTGCTTTTTACGGTCACGAGGAGGCTCCTTAAGGGCTCTGATGATAAGGGCTGCTGCAGAGGGAACAACAGCTATCTGGGCTTGTCTGTTTTGAACTGTCAGCTGCACAGTGATCTTGAGACCCTTCCAGTCACTTGTGGCCTTGGCAATGTCATCACCCACCTTTTTAGGAGACTGTGAggcaaaaatattgttaaaaggGCTACTGTAGAAACATTTACTTGGAtctgtacaaaataaatttccaTGGTGTAACACAATTCTTCCATcatattttaagttaaattactaaaaattataaaaatacaaacaaaataggTACAAAGTTAGAGTATTAATTTAACAAGTAAAACACattgtttgttttcatttaagcTGGGCGCACTGTCAGGTACCAGCACCTTTTCAATAACAATTACAGGTTTGAAATGCGTCTCCCCAGTTTTAGAATGATGATGACTACATCTTACTCAGgacaacaaaatatataattcagTAGTCATTTATCAAAACAATTTACTCAACTCAAATTAAGTATCAGATGTTAGAATGATGTTGACACCAATTATgttctttaaaatttacatgGTTTAAGAGGCAAATTCTATAGTACTCGCCACTCACGTTTTCCAGCCGAAGCCACCTAAAATAACCTATATCATGGTAATAAGCCTGGTCCGCGACTCCTTATTGGGCATTCGGAGTAGCCGCGACAGGGAAACTGGTGAGGTATCCTGAGTCGCGGGTTCCTTCCATCCGCCACCCGGAAGGACGCGCCTGGTAGGGAGGCACCCCCCAGGATCAATCTTAAGCGGTGCAATTTCAAAAATTAACTAACCACATTGaagtattgtatgtatgtacgtaattTTAAGTTGTAGCAAACCCAATTGCACCGCTTATGAGCGAATACAGACAGATTATGAATTGTATATCATCCCCATACACGAGGTTATGTtgtgttattaataaatatttcttactCACCAGACCAAGAGGACCGATTTTAGGGGCCAAAGATGATGTGGCACCGACTTCCCCGCCGACACATCGCAAATTCACTGTAAAATACACATTTTGTTGATAAAATAATTGGTAGAACACTTCACGTATTTTACACATGGAAACGAGGCTTAccgattttaatttcatttgggTCAAACTTAGGGGGCATTTTGTTGATTACTTAGTTCAACTTTATACTATAATAACGTTAAATCCAAATGGATGGGTTTGGATTCCGCAAGGGCTACCGCCTGAACGTTCAGAGACGTTGGCAGCTCActtgaaaagaaaaacaaatgaaaCAATGTCACTCAAGAGTGAATTTGACATATTtggcagtagtagtagttttatttttccaattggaaatgcaaaggtgtcataccatatagcctaatcttttatatattatatatatttttataattttttttaatatcaaatagaatgaaatataatctcaataaaatttactgagactttttcaattgacttttcggaggatcccgagaagttacgtccagaggctttatttattttcccacatttgtgcattttcacagatactaaacagtttatAAACCACccttattacgcatttaaacatGAAcagacactaaatagacaaaataaaacaaatcacacaacttcactcgtcgcgttcccgccaaaaaatgtatatatttgacAGTATGCATTTGAACAATTATGGAGGGGAggggtaaggagaaccgtctcaaaTGGGaggaagcttgaaaaagtgtcccactttcagcactaaataacagttcaaaaatcccccagaatggcgctagcataggtaCAAGGTataatatgaattgagcagttgttaactgattgaagtatgcttagttaggaaatttaaccatccagtaaccacttaataccaggtgggctgtgagatgtccacccatctaaacaataaaaaaaaggtatatatcatcccatatcatctcatttcatttcatcttatttcataccagttgattaatgtctcaaattaattatcttcatttcatttcactccatatttacttttttcataaaaataagaatttatattaaaata
Proteins encoded:
- the RpL12 gene encoding ribosomal protein L12, which translates into the protein MPPKFDPNEIKIVNLRCVGGEVGATSSLAPKIGPLGLSPKKVGDDIAKATSDWKGLKITVQLTVQNRQAQIAVVPSAAALIIRALKEPPRDRKKQKNIKHNGNISLEDVIGIAKIMRNRSMARYLSGSVKEILGTAQSVGCTVEGRPPHDLIDDINSGALTIDE